The genomic interval TTCGATTTTGTTTTGTTTTTGTTTGGCTTTGTATCGCATTTTTTCTAGTGCTTTTGTTGCTTGTTGTGGGGTTATGTTTTGGCCTATTAGGTTTTGTATTTCTTTGTGTTTTATTGTGTGTTTTTTTGGTTTTAGGTTTGGTGTTTTTTGGTTGGTTTTTCCTGTTAGTTGTATTTGTTCTATCTGTCCGTTTCTTTCTGCGAGGGCTGTGGTTATTATGTTTAGTGCTTTGTTTATGCTGTGTTTTTGTGTGCCTGTTACGTCTATGAATACGTTTTTTGTGTTGGTGTTTACTTCTGTTAGTTTGCTGTTGATGATTGGTGGGAATGAGAGTATTTGGTTTTGGTTGTCGGTTATTATTGGGTATTTTTTTGAGTTTTGGATTATGTGTTTGTATTTTTGTCCTTTTGGGTGTTTTTTTAGTATTTGTTTGGGGGTCATTTTTTGGTTGGTGTTTAGTGGTGTGAATGGATGTGTGTTGGGGTTTACTGCTTTGTATGTGAATGGTGGGGTTGTTTTATCTAGGTCGTGTATTCCGATTGATACTTTTTTTCGGTCTCTTCCTAATCCCCAGTGTAGGTTTTCTTGGAGGTCCATTATTGTTTTAATGGTTTTTTCGTTTAGTTTTAGGTTTTTTACGATTGCTCCTACTGCTTCGGGTCGGACTTGGTTGACGGATTGGTGTATTTTCATTTTGGTTTTTGGTTGTTTGGTTTTGTATTGTGGTAGGCCGGTTTCTGTTTCTAGGAAGCCTTTTAGTGCTCTTGCTATTCCTTCTATGCTGAATAGGTCTGGTCTGTTCGGGAAGAACTCTATGTATGCTGTTTCTCCTTCAATTCGTTCTACGTCGGCTCCGATCATTGGTACGCGATCTAATATTGTTTCTCTGTCTTTTTGGACAAGTTCTTCTATTTCTGGTAGGTCTATTTCTATAACCGGCATGTTGGATTCCTCCTTAACCAATCTATATCGCTTTGGTATAGGTCTCTGAGGTCTGTTAGCCCTAGTTTTAGCATTGCTAGTCGGCCGATACCGAGTCCCCAGGCTAGTACTGGGTGTTCGACGCCGATGGGTTTTGTGACTTCGCGTCTGAAGACACCTGCTCCTCCTAACTCTACCCATTCACCTAACTCCTCTACATAAACTTCTGGTTCGACACTTGGTTCGGTGTATGGGAAGTATCCGGGTCGGAACCTGATTTCATCGAATCCCATGCGGCTGTAGAAGGTTGATAGGTATCCCAGTAGGTTGTTGAATGATAGTTTTTCTCCTAAAACTATGCCTTCAAGTTGGTAGAACTGGGGTAGGTGGGTTGCATCTATTGTTTCACGACGGTAGGCTCGGTCTATACTGAAAACTTTTTCTGGTGGCCTTGGGTTTCTGGCGAGATAGCTGATAGTTGTAGAGGTGGTGTGTGTTCTTAATACAGCTTTTTTAGATAGTGAACGGCTCCATGGGTCGCGCCAGCCAGTTGAATCTAACTCCCCTCCCTCTTCATGCATTTTTTTCACACGGCTAACCAGTTCGTCGTCAGGTAGGTCCAGTTCATTTGGAGTTTCTAGGTAGAACGTGTCTTGCATCTCTCTGGC from Methanonatronarchaeum thermophilum carries:
- the pheT gene encoding phenylalanine--tRNA ligase subunit beta; this encodes MPVIEIDLPEIEELVQKDRETILDRVPMIGADVERIEGETAYIEFFPNRPDLFSIEGIARALKGFLETETGLPQYKTKQPKTKMKIHQSVNQVRPEAVGAIVKNLKLNEKTIKTIMDLQENLHWGLGRDRKKVSIGIHDLDKTTPPFTYKAVNPNTHPFTPLNTNQKMTPKQILKKHPKGQKYKHIIQNSKKYPIITDNQNQILSFPPIINSKLTEVNTNTKNVFIDVTGTQKHSINKALNIITTALAERNGQIEQIQLTGKTNQKTPNLKPKKHTIKHKEIQNLIGQNITPQQATKALEKMRYKAKQKQNKIEVWTPNYRADILHKWDIIEDIAIGYGYQNIQPKLPKTPGIGSSHPTEELGDKLRDIMTGLGYNEVMTLTLTNKQETKKLNKQTKNPVKIQNPISTDHTILRETIYPKLMQILKLNKHRDLPQKIFEYGECFHQNKKINECRHLTAIAIGPKMNYSQIKSHTEAILNELNTKTKHKPLQNGPYIPGRAAKITKNNKKIGEYGEIHPKIIQKYELNHPITALEIEPQKIPKNQTKTH